The Deltaproteobacteria bacterium DNA segment ATCACGGAGTACCTGGTGACGATGCAGGTCATCTTCATCCTCGAGGAGCCGCGCGGGTAGTGCGGGTCACCGCGGTCGTCGCGGCGGGGGATCGCCGCGCCGCGCGCGCGGTCCACGGCGAGAGCAAGCCGTACCTGGCGCTGGCCGGGCGGCCGCTCGTGGCACACGTCGTCGAGGTGCTGCAGGCCGTGCCCGAGGTGGACGCGGTGTGGGTGGTGGGCGACGCGCCGCGCCTCGAGCGGGTCTTCGCGGACCCGGCCGAGCGCGAGCGGCTGCGCAAGCCGCTCCACGTGGTGCCGCAGTTCCGCAACCTCTACGAGAACGCCTGGGAGACCTACCGGCGGCTCCTGCCCGGCGCCGGCGCCGAAGGTCGCGATCCGGCCGGCCCGGCCGACGAGCAGGTGCCCGTCCTCTACCTCTCCGCGGACCTGCCCTTCGCGACGGCCGAGGAGGTCTCCGCCTTCGTGCGCCAGAGCTTCGCCACGGAGTGCGACTACGCGCTCGGCCTGTGCACCGAGGAGGCGATGGCCGACTTCTATCCGGAGGCGCCCGGCGCGCCCGGCATCCGCATGGCGTACTTCAACCTGCGCGAGGGCCGCTTCCGGCAGAGCAACCTGCACTTCGCGCGCCCGGCGCTGCTCGGCAACCGCCACTACATCGAGGACCTCTACGAGCACCGCTACCAGCGGCAGTTCGGCCAGATGCTGGCGCTCGGCTGGCGGCTGCTGCGCATCGAGGAAGGCGGGCCCTCGGTCCTCTACTACTTCGTGCTGATGCACCTGGCCGGGATCGCGGACCGCCGGGGGTGGCGGCGGCTCGCGGACTGGCTCCGCAACCGGATCACGGTCGCGCGGATCGAGAAGGGCTGCAGCAGCCTGCTCCGCACGCGCTTCCGCTTCGTCGTGACCGAGGGCGGCGGCTGCGCCGTGGACCTCGACAACGAGGAGGACTACGACGCCGCGGCGGCCTGCTACGAGCGCTGGCACGAGCGCCAGCACGCGCGGGTCGCGCGCGTCTACGGGGCCCTGCCGGCCGCCGCAGCGCGGGCGGAAGGGGCGTCGTGAGCCACCCGGGCGACGCGCTGCGCGCGGCACGCACCGGCGCCGCGATCTTCCCGCTCGCGTCGCGCGCGCTCCTCGCCGTCTCCGGCGCCGACCGCGTGCGCTTCCTCCAGGGCCAGCTCAGCAACGACGTCGCGGGCCTCGACCCCGCCGGCCCGCGCTCGGGCTGCTACGCGCTGGTGTTGACACCCCAGGGCCGGATCGTGGCCGGCCTGCACGTGCTTGCCCGGCCGGGGGAGCTGTGGCTGGAGACGGCCGCGGCGTGTGCCGCCGCCGTGGCCGCGCGCCTCGAGAAGTACGTGATCGCCGACGACGTGCGCATCGCCGATCGCGGCGCCGGCTGGGCGCGCTTCGCGATCGAGGGCCCGCGCGCGCGCGCGCTGCTCGCCGCGGCCGCGCCCGGGGCGGCCCTCGAGCTCCTCCCCGACGCCTGGGCGCCGCTGCGGATCGCCGGGGCGGAGGCGCTCGTGGCGGCCTTCGGGTGGAGCGGGGAGCCGGCCCTCCAGCTCTTCGTGCCGCGGGCGGCCGAGGAGGCCGCCAGGGAGGCGCTGCGCGCGGCCGGCGCGGCGGCCGGGGCGGCCTGGGGGGATCCCGCCGCGCTCGAGATCCTCCGCATCGAGGCGGGGGTTCCGGCGGCGGGCGCCGAGCTCGGCGAGGAGGTGCTGCCGGCCGAGGCGCGGCTCGTCGAGCGGGCCGTCTCGTTCACCAAGGGCTGCTACACGGGGCAGGAGGTGGTCGCGCGCATGCACTCGCGCGCGCGGGTGGGGCATCTCCTCGTGGGCCTCCTGCTCGCGCCGGAGGCGCCGGACGCGGCGCTCCCGGCGCCCGGCGCGGCGCTCCTCCACGCGGGCACGAAGGTGGGCGAGCTCACGAGCGTGGCGCGCTCGCCGGCGGCCGGCGCGATCGCGCTCGGCTACGTGCGGGCGGCCCACGCCGGGCCCGGCACCGAGCTCGCCTGCGAGGGCGGCCGCGCGCGCGTCGCGGTCCTGCCCTTCGCGGCTGCGCGGGTGGGGGCGAGCGCGGGCGCGCCGTGACGCCCGGCTGGCTCGTGGTCTTCGCGAAGCGCCCCGAGCCCGGGCGGGTGAAGACGCGCCTGTGTCCACCCCTCACGCCCGAGCAGGCGGCGGGCCTCTACGGCTGCCTGCTCGCGGACGCGCTCGACGAGTCGGCGCGCGCGGCCCGCGCGCTCGGGCTCGCCGCCGTGCTGGCCGCCGATCCGCCGGAGGCCTGCGCGGAGCTCGCGGCGGCGGCTCCCGCTGGCTTCCGCGTCCTTGCGCAGCGAGGGCCGCACCTGGGCGCGCGCATGCTCCGGGCGGCGCGCGAAGCCGCCGCAGCCGGCGCGCGCTGCGTGCTGCTGCGCGGGAGCGACAGCCCGGCGCTCGCCGAGCCCGCGCTGCGCGAGGCACTCCGCACGCTCGCCGGGGCCGACGTCGCGCTGTCCCCGGATCGGGACGGCGGTTACGGCCTCGTCGCGCTCGGCGCGCGTGCCCTCCTGCGCGGCCTCGCGGGCCCCACGCTCTTCGATCCCCCGACGAGCACGCCGTCGGTGCTGGCCGACACCGTCGAGCAGGCGGCGCGTCTGGGGCTCCGCGTCGCCCGTCTCGCGCCGGGCTTCGACGTCGATCGCTTCGAGGACCTGCGCCAGCTTGCCGGCGCTCGACATGGAACTGCGTCGCCTCCCTGCCCGCGCACGCTCGCGTGGCTCGGCGCGCAAGGGCTCTGGCCGCACGCCGCCGATGGTCCCGGAGCGGGCCGCAGCCGGAGGGCAGCCGGGCCGCAGGAGCCGTGACGATCCGCTGACGGGATCCGCCCCGGAACGGGGGGTTGGGCATGGCCGTTGCACTTTGGCGGGCCCTAGGGTATTGAGCTGCGTGCGCACCCAGAAAAGGGTAAAGTGCGCGCGCGCGGCTCCCGAAAGGAAGCCTCGCATGGTGACCGGGATGGCCGGCGCCCGTGTGTCCGGGAAGCGGTTCGGCCGCGAGGGCGGATCGGACCCAGGCAGCGGGCTCCGTCGACTCCGGTGCGGTAGGGAGTGGTGGGCTGATCAGGGGGGTGAGCCCACCAGTAGGGAAATCGACACA contains these protein-coding regions:
- a CDS encoding TIGR04282 family arsenosugar biosynthesis glycosyltransferase; this encodes MTPGWLVVFAKRPEPGRVKTRLCPPLTPEQAAGLYGCLLADALDESARAARALGLAAVLAADPPEACAELAAAAPAGFRVLAQRGPHLGARMLRAAREAAAAGARCVLLRGSDSPALAEPALREALRTLAGADVALSPDRDGGYGLVALGARALLRGLAGPTLFDPPTSTPSVLADTVEQAARLGLRVARLAPGFDVDRFEDLRQLAGARHGTASPPCPRTLAWLGAQGLWPHAADGPGAGRSRRAAGPQEP
- a CDS encoding NTP transferase domain-containing protein; its protein translation is MRVTAVVAAGDRRAARAVHGESKPYLALAGRPLVAHVVEVLQAVPEVDAVWVVGDAPRLERVFADPAERERLRKPLHVVPQFRNLYENAWETYRRLLPGAGAEGRDPAGPADEQVPVLYLSADLPFATAEEVSAFVRQSFATECDYALGLCTEEAMADFYPEAPGAPGIRMAYFNLREGRFRQSNLHFARPALLGNRHYIEDLYEHRYQRQFGQMLALGWRLLRIEEGGPSVLYYFVLMHLAGIADRRGWRRLADWLRNRITVARIEKGCSSLLRTRFRFVVTEGGGCAVDLDNEEDYDAAAACYERWHERQHARVARVYGALPAAAARAEGAS